A stretch of the Synechocystis sp. PCC 7338 genome encodes the following:
- a CDS encoding MFS transporter, translating into MKTFVILCLGQALSSIGSGMTYFSLTIWIWQKTNSAMSVALILVFYQLPQIIITPLSGTLTDHFSHKKLLIVSDIGSALCTFSAGILAFLQILNVKYIYLIASIIGCFGNIQTLSYITLIPLIVPHEHHTHASSMGAITVYSAGIVAPALAGILFPVIGLTGITIIDMTTFTIAAITILIVPIAFGIKSPKITNQILFVVQLKENFVDNMFFGLRYIYNHPNLSKILIIFSLFSFMEGITEVIYQPMILAKTGGNTEILGIIVAIGGVGGIVGGTICSIWGGFKRRTTGIFIGFIINGFSRLAMGLIAQPKFWLLANVGASLPNPLITSSYTAIWYEKVALEIQGRVLAADYLIGTVISSLAGLAAGILANQVSVMLTHLSNFLILPINEIFGPPPGNGMAFLMVTCGVIAFLLGLWGLLIYQRGDD; encoded by the coding sequence ATGAAGACCTTTGTCATTCTTTGCTTGGGACAGGCTCTGTCGTCTATTGGTAGCGGTATGACTTATTTTTCTCTGACTATATGGATATGGCAAAAGACAAATTCTGCTATGTCAGTGGCTTTGATTTTAGTTTTTTATCAGCTCCCGCAAATTATCATTACACCTTTATCTGGTACCCTTACTGATCATTTTTCTCACAAAAAATTGCTAATTGTTAGCGATATCGGCTCTGCTTTATGTACATTTTCTGCGGGAATTCTAGCTTTTTTACAGATTCTTAATGTTAAGTATATATATCTGATTGCATCTATTATTGGTTGTTTTGGTAACATTCAAACCCTTAGTTATATTACCCTGATCCCTTTAATTGTTCCTCATGAACATCATACTCATGCTAGTAGTATGGGAGCAATTACTGTATATAGCGCCGGAATTGTTGCCCCCGCTTTAGCTGGAATCTTGTTTCCCGTGATAGGGCTAACTGGCATCACAATAATTGACATGACAACGTTCACGATCGCTGCTATAACAATCTTGATTGTACCAATAGCATTCGGAATTAAATCTCCTAAAATCACTAACCAAATTTTATTTGTTGTACAACTGAAAGAAAATTTTGTTGACAATATGTTTTTTGGACTTAGATATATCTATAACCATCCAAATTTATCAAAGATATTAATCATTTTTTCGTTGTTTAGCTTTATGGAAGGAATCACTGAAGTAATTTACCAGCCCATGATTTTAGCCAAAACTGGAGGAAACACTGAGATTTTAGGGATTATTGTGGCCATTGGAGGAGTGGGAGGTATTGTTGGAGGAACTATTTGTAGTATTTGGGGAGGCTTCAAAAGAAGAACAACTGGTATTTTTATTGGCTTTATAATCAATGGATTCAGTCGATTAGCCATGGGACTGATTGCCCAACCCAAATTTTGGCTACTAGCTAACGTTGGCGCATCACTACCAAATCCCTTAATCACCAGTTCATATACAGCAATTTGGTATGAGAAAGTTGCACTGGAAATACAAGGCCGAGTATTGGCTGCAGATTATTTGATTGGCACTGTCATCAGCAGTTTAGCTGGATTGGCCGCAGGAATTCTAGCTAATCAGGTATCGGTAATGCTGACTCACTTAAGCAACTTTCTAATCCTACCTATCAATGAAATTTTTGGACCTCCCCCAGGCAACGGCATGGCGTTCTTAATGGTGACCTGTGGAGTGATCGCATTTCTATTGGGGCTATGGGGTCTATTGATTTATCAACGTGGGGATGATTAG
- a CDS encoding helix-turn-helix transcriptional regulator codes for MTLLLSESDYDEICQIPVGPEHNHATPVDSFETSRWLPARLGHGRTCCLELSPGVWLDLIEKEFTQPWALKVPVHKHLVQFTILLSGTVDYGETYPILETKRGYFSGSGLSPGYVAQYGQLGHFEGINVHLEPEILEQFLVGQSSSLSQALFKKDDWKMAWFPAITAEMRTVAQQMLQCPFRGVTRRFFLQAKVFELLALQLDSIMADHHSSPYTGNLKPTTIERVYEARTRLMTHLESPPSVLELAQQVGLCDRTLRRGFRELFGTSVIGYLTQQRLYQAKELLRQGNYTVAEVANSVGYTHLGHFSAAFRKQFGISPKQWMLSK; via the coding sequence ATGACCCTTCTGCTTTCCGAGTCCGACTATGATGAGATTTGTCAAATTCCCGTTGGGCCTGAGCATAACCATGCCACTCCAGTTGATAGTTTTGAAACCAGTCGCTGGCTACCTGCCCGTCTGGGCCATGGCCGTACCTGTTGCTTGGAACTTTCCCCTGGGGTTTGGTTGGACTTGATCGAAAAGGAATTTACCCAGCCCTGGGCCCTTAAGGTACCGGTGCATAAGCATTTAGTACAGTTCACCATCCTATTGTCAGGGACAGTCGATTATGGCGAGACCTATCCAATTCTGGAGACGAAGAGGGGTTATTTCTCCGGGAGTGGCCTTTCCCCTGGTTACGTGGCACAGTATGGTCAATTGGGTCACTTCGAGGGCATCAATGTCCACCTCGAGCCTGAAATTTTAGAGCAATTTTTAGTTGGTCAGTCCTCATCTCTAAGCCAAGCTTTATTCAAAAAAGATGATTGGAAAATGGCTTGGTTTCCCGCCATTACTGCTGAAATGCGGACAGTGGCTCAGCAGATGCTCCAATGTCCGTTTCGCGGGGTGACAAGAAGGTTTTTTCTCCAGGCCAAAGTGTTTGAACTTTTGGCACTTCAACTGGATAGCATTATGGCTGACCACCATTCTTCCCCATACACCGGCAACCTTAAACCCACAACCATTGAGCGGGTCTACGAAGCGAGGACCAGGTTAATGACTCACTTGGAAAGCCCCCCCTCCGTTTTGGAGTTGGCACAGCAAGTAGGGTTATGTGATCGCACTCTCCGCCGTGGCTTTCGAGAACTGTTCGGTACATCTGTGATTGGTTATCTGACGCAACAGCGCCTTTACCAGGCCAAAGAATTACTCCGTCAGGGCAATTACACCGTCGCTGAAGTTGCCAATAGCGTCGGTTATACCCATTTAGGACATTTTTCTGCAGCGTTTCGCAAACAGTTTGGTATAAGCCCTAAGCAATGGATGCTAAGCAAATAA
- a CDS encoding TonB-dependent receptor domain-containing protein: protein MQTRLMQFGWMIALGMVVEVAAMPVGAQEMTNEPSPSTTVELDQGTSLVQVQEVRLEPTETGVEIILVTAGGAIASPNFQTVGNALIIDIPNALLVLPGEQGFEQVSLTADIAFVSVTQMADNQVRLAITGVDGPPEAEVKSSPQGLQLVVRPGIAQTAATVDEVEALQIVVSATRTEEEIANIPRSVTVIQRAEIEQQTQVYSSLADILGQLVPGLAPSTGSASQFGQPLRGRNVLVLIDGVPQTTNRNAFRDLQTIAPSAIERIEVIQGPTAIYGDGATGGVINIITRGPAPEPFLASTRLALNTDFDSLSDSLGGTVEQYVGGTLDYSDYAFTVSYESVGAFFDALGNRIPPDPNGQGGVSDTDSLNILGKLGINITEEQRLQLTINHFQATQNTDFTVDPSVTAIAGRQRSQAIEGLDLDTPQTSNNTVVSLDYTHSNVLNGNLKGQIYYRDYLTRFFPFDGRSFVSLGNAIFQSEIDSTEWGGRLQLDTPFTGEKNLRLLWGADYNNESTAQPVNIFDPITFDASGGLTYRNTGKRTWVPSLNQGSLGLFVQLNWRANDWLTLLGGVRHEQVGLSVDDFTTLAGNTIQGGDLGYDATLFNLGGVVNVTDNISLFASFAQGFSLADVGLVLRNAPAGFSLATLQPEAQRVNNYEVGVRGNWNNLQFSLAGFYNSSDLGTTFTAPGEILRAPERIYGVEATMDAKVGESWQLGGTFSLSAGEIDRLNTGNYTPLDGFRIAPVKLTAYVQNQTTPGWQNRLQLLYSGNRDVFANDNIFGQSPVSSYVTLDYISKIDVGPGKLEIGIANLFNTDYFPVVSQLQTSELSYAAARGRFLRIGYAFEW from the coding sequence ATGCAAACAAGATTGATGCAGTTTGGCTGGATGATAGCCCTCGGAATGGTGGTAGAAGTGGCGGCTATGCCGGTGGGAGCTCAGGAAATGACTAATGAGCCATCCCCGTCTACGACAGTGGAACTGGATCAAGGGACGTCATTAGTACAAGTACAGGAAGTTCGACTAGAGCCAACAGAGACCGGGGTCGAAATTATTTTGGTGACTGCGGGAGGGGCGATCGCCTCTCCGAACTTTCAAACTGTGGGCAATGCTCTGATTATTGATATCCCCAATGCTTTGCTGGTCTTGCCCGGGGAACAGGGGTTTGAGCAGGTAAGCCTCACGGCAGACATTGCCTTTGTCAGTGTTACCCAAATGGCCGACAATCAAGTGCGGTTAGCTATTACAGGGGTGGATGGGCCGCCCGAAGCCGAGGTGAAGTCCAGCCCACAGGGGTTGCAATTGGTGGTTCGCCCAGGTATTGCCCAGACCGCCGCCACTGTTGACGAAGTAGAAGCTCTGCAAATTGTGGTTTCTGCGACCCGCACAGAGGAGGAAATTGCCAATATTCCCCGGTCAGTGACGGTAATTCAACGGGCAGAAATTGAACAACAGACCCAGGTGTACTCTTCCCTGGCGGATATTTTGGGCCAGCTAGTGCCAGGCTTAGCCCCCAGCACCGGCAGTGCTAGTCAATTTGGGCAACCATTACGAGGCCGCAACGTGTTGGTGTTGATCGATGGGGTGCCCCAAACCACCAACCGCAATGCTTTCCGAGATTTACAAACCATTGCTCCCAGCGCCATTGAAAGGATTGAAGTTATTCAGGGGCCAACAGCAATCTATGGGGATGGTGCCACTGGAGGGGTAATCAATATCATTACCCGTGGCCCTGCCCCTGAGCCATTCCTAGCCAGCACCCGCCTAGCCCTTAACACTGATTTTGATAGCCTATCCGACAGTTTAGGGGGAACAGTGGAGCAATATGTGGGGGGAACCCTTGACTACAGTGACTACGCCTTTACCGTATCCTATGAATCCGTCGGGGCATTCTTTGATGCGTTAGGCAATCGCATTCCCCCTGATCCCAATGGCCAGGGGGGAGTATCGGACACAGATAGTTTAAATATTTTAGGTAAATTGGGCATTAACATTACTGAAGAACAGCGCCTACAACTCACCATTAATCATTTTCAAGCCACCCAAAATACTGATTTCACCGTTGATCCTAGCGTTACGGCAATCGCCGGCCGGCAGAGATCCCAGGCGATCGAAGGGCTAGACCTTGATACCCCCCAGACTAGCAATAATACGGTGGTCAGTCTTGATTACACCCACAGCAATGTCCTCAATGGCAATCTTAAGGGACAGATTTACTATCGTGATTATCTAACTCGGTTTTTCCCCTTTGATGGACGATCCTTTGTCAGCTTGGGTAATGCCATTTTTCAGTCCGAAATTGACTCCACCGAGTGGGGGGGAAGGTTGCAACTGGACACCCCTTTCACTGGAGAAAAAAACCTGCGACTACTGTGGGGAGCTGACTATAACAACGAAAGCACTGCTCAGCCAGTAAACATTTTTGATCCGATTACTTTTGATGCCAGTGGCGGTCTAACCTACCGCAACACCGGTAAACGGACTTGGGTACCATCCCTGAACCAAGGCAGCCTGGGATTGTTCGTCCAATTAAACTGGCGGGCCAACGATTGGCTTACCCTACTGGGGGGCGTCCGCCACGAACAGGTGGGCCTCTCGGTGGATGATTTCACCACTCTAGCGGGCAATACAATACAGGGAGGGGATTTAGGCTACGATGCCACGCTTTTTAACCTGGGGGGAGTAGTGAATGTCACCGATAACATCAGTTTGTTTGCCAGCTTTGCCCAAGGTTTTTCCCTAGCCGACGTGGGCCTAGTGCTTCGTAATGCCCCTGCGGGCTTTTCCCTAGCCACTCTGCAACCGGAAGCCCAGCGGGTCAACAACTATGAGGTCGGTGTGCGGGGCAATTGGAATAATCTCCAGTTTTCATTAGCCGGGTTCTATAACTCCTCTGACTTGGGCACCACGTTCACCGCCCCAGGGGAAATTTTGCGAGCTCCAGAACGAATTTATGGTGTAGAAGCCACCATGGATGCCAAAGTGGGAGAAAGTTGGCAATTGGGAGGAACATTTAGCTTATCCGCTGGGGAGATTGATCGTCTCAACACGGGCAACTATACACCCCTGGATGGTTTTCGCATTGCGCCGGTAAAGCTCACAGCCTATGTCCAGAATCAAACCACCCCCGGCTGGCAAAATCGGTTACAACTCCTCTATTCCGGCAATCGTGACGTGTTTGCGAATGACAACATCTTTGGTCAAAGCCCCGTCAGCAGCTACGTCACCCTGGATTACATCAGTAAAATCGATGTTGGTCCCGGTAAGCTTGAAATCGGTATTGCCAACCTCTTCAACACTGACTATTTTCCAGTGGTGTCCCAACTCCAGACTAGCGAGTTGAGTTATGCTGCCGCCCGAGGACGATTTCTCCGCATTGGCTATGCATTTGAGTGGTAA
- a CDS encoding ABC transporter substrate-binding protein, which translates to MKSKLIIFTFCLVLFGCAKEVPAEFSPGETIQSHFTQRTIAHAMGVTAVPNEPQRIVVLTNEATDMALALGVTPVGAVKSWSGDPYYEYLAKDMVGVPIVGDEMQPDLEKIVVLQPDLIIGSRLRQGQIYNSLSAIAPTVFSETIGESWQDNLRLYGQALNRDAEAEQLLNDWEIRVAQIRQKLSARELKISLVRFMPRGARIYLQNSFPGQILQAVGLQRPASQAQDGFAENVSFEQIPQMEADALFYFIYTGESESQTRGSVTNPWLSHPLWQQLEVVQQGKAYAVNDVVWTMAGGIQAAHLLLDDLERHLEP; encoded by the coding sequence ATGAAAAGTAAACTAATAATTTTTACTTTCTGCCTGGTGCTATTTGGTTGTGCGAAAGAAGTACCCGCTGAATTTTCCCCTGGGGAAACCATTCAATCACACTTCACCCAGCGCACGATAGCCCACGCCATGGGGGTAACGGCCGTCCCCAATGAGCCACAGCGCATAGTGGTGTTGACCAATGAAGCAACAGATATGGCATTGGCCTTGGGAGTCACCCCGGTGGGGGCAGTTAAATCTTGGTCGGGGGATCCTTACTACGAATATTTAGCAAAGGATATGGTTGGAGTCCCCATCGTGGGAGATGAAATGCAGCCTGACCTAGAGAAAATTGTCGTCTTACAGCCAGACTTGATTATCGGCAGTCGGTTGCGCCAGGGACAAATTTATAATTCACTGAGTGCCATTGCCCCCACAGTTTTTTCAGAAACCATTGGTGAATCATGGCAAGATAACCTACGTCTTTATGGACAGGCCCTTAACAGAGACGCTGAAGCTGAGCAACTTTTAAACGACTGGGAAATCCGTGTAGCCCAAATACGCCAAAAACTTAGTGCTAGAGAGCTGAAGATTTCCCTCGTCCGATTCATGCCGAGGGGAGCCCGCATTTATTTACAAAATTCTTTCCCCGGTCAAATTTTGCAGGCAGTGGGGTTGCAACGGCCAGCTAGTCAAGCTCAAGACGGCTTTGCCGAAAATGTTTCCTTCGAGCAAATTCCGCAAATGGAAGCTGATGCGCTGTTCTACTTCATCTATACCGGAGAGAGCGAAAGTCAAACTCGCGGTAGTGTGACTAATCCTTGGTTAAGCCATCCCCTATGGCAACAGTTGGAGGTTGTCCAACAGGGTAAGGCTTACGCAGTTAACGATGTGGTTTGGACTATGGCAGGAGGCATTCAAGCCGCCCACCTGCTACTAGATGATTTGGAACGACATTTAGAGCCCTAG
- a CDS encoding ABC transporter ATP-binding protein — MLDVTIPIALTTRKLSLAYDTHLIIQGLDLAIGQGEITTLVGPNGCGKSTLLRGMARLLKPQGGTVYLEGEEIAHLPTKELAKRLGILPQSPPAPEGLTVRELVAQGRYPHQNWLQQWSKQDELKVEEAIATTDLHQFANRPLDSLSGGQRQRAWIAMALAQDTEILLLDEPTTYLDLAHQIEVLDLLHWLNREAGRTIVMVLHDLNLACRYSHRLIALRNGKLLAQGRPQAIVTEELVRQVFGLESCIIADPVTGTPLCVPVSRHLK, encoded by the coding sequence ATGTTGGATGTTACCATTCCCATTGCCCTCACCACCCGTAAGCTCAGCCTGGCCTACGACACTCACCTAATTATTCAAGGGCTCGACTTAGCAATTGGCCAGGGGGAAATCACCACACTGGTGGGACCAAATGGCTGTGGAAAATCCACTCTCTTACGGGGCATGGCACGGCTACTCAAACCTCAAGGTGGCACGGTGTATTTAGAGGGAGAGGAGATCGCCCATCTGCCCACCAAAGAATTGGCCAAACGTCTGGGTATTTTGCCCCAAAGCCCCCCCGCCCCGGAAGGATTAACTGTCAGGGAACTGGTGGCCCAGGGCCGTTATCCCCATCAAAACTGGCTACAACAATGGTCAAAGCAAGATGAATTGAAAGTCGAAGAGGCGATCGCCACCACCGATCTACACCAGTTTGCCAACCGCCCCCTTGATAGCCTTTCCGGAGGCCAACGCCAGAGAGCCTGGATTGCCATGGCCCTGGCCCAAGACACTGAAATTTTATTGTTAGACGAACCCACCACCTATCTCGATCTAGCCCATCAAATTGAAGTTTTAGATTTACTCCATTGGCTGAACCGGGAAGCAGGACGCACCATTGTGATGGTATTGCACGACCTCAATTTGGCCTGTCGCTATAGTCATCGCTTGATTGCCCTACGGAATGGAAAACTACTGGCCCAAGGACGACCCCAGGCGATCGTCACCGAAGAACTAGTACGACAAGTTTTTGGACTGGAGAGCTGCATCATCGCCGATCCCGTCACTGGCACCCCTCTGTGTGTACCCGTTAGCCGACACCTAAAATGA
- a CDS encoding iron ABC transporter permease produces the protein MPAPRPWIFVRFRSLPLPLSFRLGRHVPLVIGLLTALALLLFILNISWGEYPVPPLAVLQAIFGLSADADHEFVIRTLRLPRSLAALLVGMGLAIAGGILQGITRNPLAAPEIIGVNAGASLVAVTLIVLLPGISPLFLPAAAFGGGLAVAIAIYVLAWNRGSAPVRLILVGIGLAALASSLTSLMITFGEINAVSQALVWLTGSVHGRGWEHLLPLLPWLALFIPLSLTLARELDTLNLGDNLARGLGSRVELVRGLLLICTVALAGSCVATAGNVGFVGLMAPHLARHLVGPAHGGMIPVAALTGACITELADLIGRTVFAPIEIPCGVITAIVGAPYFLWLLYRNRHQ, from the coding sequence ATGCCTGCTCCTCGACCTTGGATTTTTGTCCGTTTCCGGTCTTTGCCCCTGCCCCTATCTTTTCGTCTGGGGCGCCATGTCCCTCTGGTAATCGGATTGCTTACTGCCCTGGCATTATTGCTATTTATCCTCAATATCAGTTGGGGAGAATATCCTGTCCCCCCCTTGGCGGTGCTGCAGGCGATATTTGGGCTATCTGCCGATGCTGACCATGAATTTGTGATCCGCACTCTGCGATTACCCCGGTCTTTAGCGGCGTTGTTGGTGGGTATGGGTTTGGCGATCGCCGGGGGCATTTTGCAAGGTATTACGCGTAATCCTTTGGCCGCCCCTGAAATTATTGGTGTTAATGCGGGGGCCAGTTTGGTGGCCGTTACCCTAATTGTTTTACTACCAGGTATTTCTCCTTTATTTCTGCCGGCGGCCGCTTTTGGTGGTGGGTTGGCGGTGGCGATCGCCATTTATGTTCTGGCCTGGAATCGGGGTAGTGCTCCCGTCCGGCTAATTTTGGTTGGTATTGGCCTGGCCGCCTTAGCTAGCTCCCTCACTAGTTTGATGATCACCTTTGGAGAAATTAATGCGGTCAGTCAAGCCCTAGTCTGGCTCACCGGCAGTGTCCATGGCCGGGGCTGGGAACATTTGTTACCCTTGCTGCCTTGGTTGGCCCTGTTTATTCCCCTCTCGTTGACATTAGCTCGGGAGTTGGACACCCTTAACCTAGGGGACAATCTCGCCCGAGGACTGGGTAGCCGAGTGGAGTTGGTGCGGGGTCTTTTGCTGATTTGTACCGTGGCCCTAGCGGGTTCCTGTGTGGCCACCGCCGGCAACGTTGGTTTTGTCGGCTTGATGGCTCCCCACCTGGCCCGTCATTTAGTGGGCCCTGCCCATGGAGGAATGATTCCCGTTGCGGCCCTCACCGGAGCTTGCATTACAGAACTGGCTGATTTAATCGGCAGAACCGTTTTTGCCCCCATTGAAATTCCCTGCGGAGTAATTACGGCGATCGTGGGCGCTCCCTATTTTCTCTGGCTCCTCTATCGCAATCGCCATCAATAG
- a CDS encoding iron ABC transporter permease — protein MPLLQCIMRSPSFFQLKSPVYLSFGLMLGGAVLLGCLVASILLGAADIDPKTVWQAIFQFDGSTNHLIIRTVRLPRAILAIVVGASLAVAGAITQGLTRNPLAAPDILGVNVGASLAVVLATFIGGDRGNQWEFAFVGAAIAAMVVYVLGTLGRSGLTPIKLVIAGAALSYFLGSLTTGILLLNQRTLDDIRFWLAGSLAGQDWAGLTAVLPYIVVGLASSLTLGRQLTLLTFGEEVARGLGLRTAWVKLGAATVLVLLAGSAVALAGPIGFVGLIVPHVVRFGVGADYRWILPYAMVMGGIFLSVADMAARLVISPQELPVGIMTALVGAPFFIYLARSQIK, from the coding sequence TTGCCCCTTCTCCAATGCATTATGCGATCGCCGTCATTTTTTCAGCTTAAATCCCCCGTTTATCTCTCCTTCGGTCTTATGTTGGGGGGGGCAGTTCTGTTGGGATGCCTAGTCGCAAGCATACTTCTAGGAGCCGCTGATATAGACCCAAAGACCGTCTGGCAAGCCATCTTCCAGTTTGACGGTTCCACTAACCATTTAATTATTCGCACGGTGCGCTTACCCAGGGCCATTTTGGCGATCGTGGTGGGAGCCTCCTTGGCTGTGGCCGGGGCCATTACCCAAGGTTTAACCCGCAATCCTTTGGCGGCCCCCGATATTCTGGGGGTTAATGTTGGCGCATCCTTAGCGGTGGTTTTGGCCACATTTATCGGTGGCGATCGTGGTAACCAATGGGAATTTGCTTTTGTTGGGGCGGCGATCGCCGCTATGGTTGTCTATGTCTTAGGAACTCTTGGTCGCAGTGGTCTCACCCCAATTAAATTGGTCATTGCGGGGGCGGCGCTATCCTATTTTTTAGGCTCCTTGACCACGGGTATTCTCTTGCTTAACCAACGTACCCTAGACGATATTCGCTTTTGGTTAGCTGGTTCCCTGGCGGGGCAAGATTGGGCTGGTTTGACGGCGGTTTTGCCCTACATTGTGGTCGGTTTAGCTAGTTCCCTCACCCTAGGACGGCAATTAACGCTACTGACCTTTGGGGAGGAAGTGGCCCGGGGATTAGGCCTAAGAACAGCCTGGGTAAAATTGGGAGCGGCAACGGTTTTGGTGTTACTGGCGGGCAGCGCTGTCGCCCTAGCGGGGCCCATTGGCTTTGTGGGTTTGATTGTGCCCCATGTTGTTCGTTTTGGGGTCGGGGCTGATTATCGATGGATTTTGCCCTACGCCATGGTGATGGGGGGGATTTTTCTTTCTGTAGCTGATATGGCCGCCCGGTTAGTTATCAGTCCTCAAGAATTACCGGTGGGCATTATGACGGCTTTGGTGGGGGCGCCTTTTTTTATTTATCTTGCCCGCTCCCAAATTAAATAA
- a CDS encoding Uma2 family endonuclease, with product MTVATSPLTLSESQNFILPGRHSWEDFKTIQAVMEQRSGLRITYFDGVIEFMTLGGYHESIKTIIGFLIEYYLFSQGIEFFPAGSATRESREKSVSFEPDESYYLGEKKEHPDLAIEVNVTSGTPKKLEKYQRLGIQEVWMWQDKKFSIYSLEGEHYQEASTSKLLPGLDFALLEECILMPSRLEAIQKFTAQSK from the coding sequence ATGACCGTTGCCACTTCTCCTTTAACTCTCAGTGAAAGTCAAAATTTTATCCTACCCGGTCGTCACAGTTGGGAAGATTTTAAGACGATTCAAGCGGTGATGGAACAGCGCTCAGGGCTGCGTATTACCTATTTTGACGGAGTAATTGAGTTCATGACCTTGGGAGGATACCACGAATCCATCAAAACCATAATCGGATTTTTGATTGAATATTATTTGTTCTCCCAGGGTATTGAATTTTTCCCAGCCGGTAGTGCAACCCGTGAATCAAGGGAGAAATCGGTATCGTTTGAGCCGGATGAATCCTATTACCTTGGCGAAAAAAAGGAACATCCTGATTTGGCAATTGAGGTGAATGTCACCAGTGGTACTCCGAAAAAGCTTGAAAAGTATCAACGGTTGGGTATTCAGGAAGTTTGGATGTGGCAGGATAAAAAGTTCTCCATTTACTCCCTAGAAGGCGAGCATTACCAGGAAGCCTCAACCAGCAAATTACTTCCAGGTTTAGATTTTGCGCTGCTAGAGGAATGCATATTGATGCCCTCCCGCCTGGAAGCAATCCAAAAGTTCACGGCTCAATCAAAATAA